A genomic segment from Myxococcales bacterium encodes:
- a CDS encoding VCBS repeat-containing protein gives MLGGDWNGDGKTDLLDVRSDGSAYAWTSSGAGFTTSLFAGGISDTKRLRVADFNGDGRSDLFRLTPSGQAYFHLSEGGTTRGPFLGPYGLVLDNLRLGDLDGDGRADLLHVKGGQFWVHRAFNEVSVDVLDRFDGEPMPGRPRATFNTTRRGRGSTSRSRTAGAASTLSSSSRTGARRRRGTRRRACIRARKTRGAIRCTRRAGGAVLRGARLDDGGGDAQATALELLRQQSALVPRVHERRRGLQREQPLRRLVGSGRHRWRIAASLGRRWCWRAQRSRSLRSVWRATGRRVGDRGVAGYGVLGRVGAALRSGRRRHRFGRLPNGGHVGAAGHRPLQHPAGGSRWRRSDGSFAARRWRDVAVCQEPRAASLRRGARHHERPRSSHGDRLRVASRIAWCVRTARRGAHVPDGGGERRAVPGARGARLGRRAEHLPIRGARARLDGRGLGFRRVTMRDEVNRIELMQQFRVDLPFEGRVEHSERRWSAPDGRVILIGRSRNDVAFHPGYPKPGIGGFVDAVVQTGAVEESLTSRAARCRASRR, from the coding sequence ATGCTTGGCGGCGATTGGAACGGCGACGGCAAGACCGACTTGCTCGATGTGCGCAGCGACGGGTCGGCGTACGCGTGGACCTCGAGCGGCGCGGGCTTCACGACGTCGCTCTTCGCGGGAGGCATCAGCGACACCAAGCGGCTTCGCGTGGCGGACTTCAACGGCGACGGCCGGAGCGATCTCTTCCGCCTGACACCGAGCGGCCAAGCGTATTTCCACCTCTCCGAAGGCGGGACGACGCGCGGCCCGTTTCTCGGCCCCTACGGGCTGGTGCTCGACAACCTGCGCCTAGGCGATCTGGATGGCGACGGGCGCGCGGACTTGCTGCACGTGAAGGGCGGTCAGTTTTGGGTGCACCGCGCCTTCAACGAGGTGTCCGTGGACGTGCTCGATCGCTTCGATGGCGAGCCGATGCCGGGGCGACCACGCGCGACTTTCAATACGACGCGACGGGGACGCGGCTCGACGTCTCGCTCTCGAACGGCAGGAGCGGCTTCGACGCTTTCGTCAAGCTCACGGACCGGAGCAAGGCGCCGACGCGGTACGCGACGACGCGCGTGTATCCGCGCACGCAAAACCCGTGGGGCTATCCGGTGCACACGACGGGCGGGCGGCGCAGTTTTGCGCGGGGCTCGGCTCGATGACGGCGGCGGCGACGCACAAGCAACAGCTCTTGAGCTACTGCGACAGCAATCAGCCTTGGTGCCGCGTGTACACGAGCGGCGCCGTGGATTGCAGCGAGAGCAGCCGCTGCGTCGTCTGGTCGGATCCGGGCGGCACCGGTGGCGCATCGCTGCGTCCCTTGGACGGCGATGGTGCTGGCGGGCCCAGCGATCCAGGTCCCTCCGATCCGTATGGCGGGCCACCGGGCGCCGAGTGGGAGACCGTGGCGTCGCGGGATACGGGGTATTGGGACGCGTCGGCGCGGCACTTCGATCCGGCCGGCGACGTCATCGATTCGGTCGATTGCCAAACGGCGGACACGTCGGAGCAGCAGGCCATCGACCGCTTCAGCATCCAGCTGGCGGATCTCGATGGCGACGGAGCGACGGATCTTTTGCAGCGCGGCGATGGCGGGACGTTGCTGTTTGCCAAGAACCGCGTGCAGCCTCACTTCGACGTGGTGCGCGCCATCACGAGCGGCCTCGGAGCTCGCACGGAGATCGACTACGCGTCGCTTCCCGCATCGCCTGGTGTGTACGCACCGCTCGACGAGGCGCTCACGTACCCGACGGTGGCGGCGAACGGCGCGCTGTACCTGGTGCGCGAGGTGCGCGGCTCGGACGGCGCGCGGAGCACCTACCGATACGAGGGGCGCGCGCGCGGCTCGATGGCCGCGGCTTGGGCTTTCGCCGCGTCACGATGCGCGACGAGGTCAACCGCATCGAGCTGATGCAGCAATTCCGCGTGGACCTGCCCTTTGAGGGGCGCGTCGAGCACTCGGAGCGACGCTGGAGCGCGCCCGATGGCCGCGTCATTCTCATTGGGCGAAGCCGAAACGACGTCGCGTTTCATCCCGGCTACCCGAAGCCGGGCATCGGAGGCTTCGTCGACGCGGTCGTGCAGACGGGCGCGGTGGAGGAGAGCTTGACCTCTCGGGCGGCACGTTGCCGAGCATCACGACGGTGA
- a CDS encoding RHS repeat protein, whose product MAVSGALDTTVCSRSPPTRLVAPRAPVKNAAGWVARNVDAVGSAITFTYDAEGHAVVVTDPRDVKHTTTFDMRGRRIKETSPDLGAVTLTHNAFGELVKQVMDATGAATHFEYDELGHVKKRIEPEGTTLYTYDVGVGAKGLLVSNSSSPPGRAPSRARARRPSTTRAGPWRRRSSRLRSRLRPRAPTTRSRGPRR is encoded by the coding sequence ATGGCGGTGTCTGGAGCGCTCGATACGACGGTCTGCTCACGGTCTCCACCGACGCGCTTGGTCGCACCGCGCGCTCCGGTCAAGAACGCCGCCGGTTGGGTTGCGCGCAACGTCGACGCGGTCGGCAGCGCCATCACGTTTACGTACGACGCCGAGGGCCACGCGGTGGTCGTCACCGATCCGCGGGACGTCAAGCACACGACGACTTTCGACATGCGCGGTCGGCGCATCAAAGAGACGAGCCCCGACTTGGGCGCCGTGACGCTCACGCACAACGCCTTCGGCGAGCTCGTCAAACAGGTCATGGACGCGACCGGCGCGGCGACGCACTTCGAGTACGACGAATTGGGGCACGTGAAGAAGCGCATCGAGCCCGAGGGCACGACGCTCTACACGTACGACGTCGGTGTGGGCGCCAAGGGCCTACTTGTCTCGAACAGCTCATCGCCACCGGGGCGGGCGCCCTCGCGAGCTCGCGCACGACGACCTTCGACGACAAGAGCCGGCCCGTGGCGACGACGCTCGTCACGCCTGCGAAGTCGTTTACGACCACGAGCACCTACGACGCGCTCTCGAGGCCCGAGACGGTGA
- a CDS encoding LysM peptidoglycan-binding domain-containing protein, producing MATTLVTPAKSFTTTSTYDALSRPETVTSPSGLVLAYGYDARGVQTSIKNAKTGALYWTALDVTADGQVKVERAGNGLVTTRHIDPKTGRVLGITTPNKEGSTSCVPAACTMDMASYDTSTQKDATGCTFNKDNGRSERAPSGCNSPTVQSYFTGYDLVGNVTARRDLVTGLDETFTYDELNRMRAATLAANGSALEKANQGKIVSYHYDTVGRLAFRSDLGQFFYDGAQPHAVTRVVGDVNATFTYDASGNMRTGHGRTLSWTSFNKPVRVESATKGTFSQWSYGPSHERLRHEQSNGKVTTHVSAAYEEVQKGADLDQVHRISAGHGLVAEVTLVGQAAANERAVYFGTDHLGSVTVVTNEAGDVVQRLGFDAFGKRRFASGGDDVSGILKSDLTQRGFTGHEMLDDLGLVHMNARLYDPLFGVFLSPDSVTQFAGSTQGWNRYSYVGQNPLSFVDPSGHKKWGTIFRVVVAIVAVVAIVMTAGAALGVAGAAISGLTGGFITAAVATAAVQAAVTTFVFTAIVSGSLRVAAKAALIAGVCAGLGAAADGNTFAGALEGTSRAALQGGDMKQGFVTGVFPLASVYYTYKSSGTAGIAMMLGQKFFSEMVASSFDAPPSLSNENTGRDPAADKNPEPADFDEDDFDDDEPAWGFMKTGAGGRQTTRTGTLDPNGRGILHEVKRGETLSGISRRYYGSARHYGAIRNEDGDPIADPNRLRIGQILVVPPVAGGCNDDLGCLNALDRLRNYSRPPVVPHFFRESFWPPKDYTAPLGGYVVPISRYPAPS from the coding sequence GTGGCGACGACGCTCGTCACGCCTGCGAAGTCGTTTACGACCACGAGCACCTACGACGCGCTCTCGAGGCCCGAGACGGTGACGTCGCCGAGCGGGCTCGTGCTCGCGTACGGCTACGACGCGCGCGGCGTGCAGACCTCCATCAAGAACGCCAAGACGGGCGCCCTTTATTGGACCGCCTTGGACGTCACCGCCGATGGGCAAGTGAAGGTTGAGCGCGCGGGCAACGGCCTCGTGACGACGAGGCACATCGATCCGAAGACGGGCCGCGTGCTCGGCATCACGACCCCGAACAAGGAGGGCAGCACCTCGTGCGTGCCGGCGGCGTGCACCATGGACATGGCGTCGTACGACACCTCGACGCAGAAAGACGCCACCGGCTGCACCTTCAACAAGGATAACGGTCGCTCCGAACGCGCCCCCAGCGGATGCAACAGCCCCACGGTCCAGAGCTACTTCACGGGCTACGATCTCGTCGGCAACGTCACCGCGCGCCGCGACTTGGTCACGGGCCTCGACGAGACCTTCACCTACGACGAGCTCAACCGCATGAGGGCCGCGACGCTCGCGGCCAACGGCTCCGCCCTCGAGAAGGCCAACCAGGGCAAGATCGTCTCGTACCACTACGACACCGTCGGTCGCCTCGCCTTCCGCTCCGACCTCGGGCAGTTTTTCTACGACGGGGCGCAGCCGCACGCCGTGACGCGCGTCGTCGGGGACGTCAACGCGACCTTCACCTACGACGCGAGCGGCAACATGCGGACCGGCCACGGCCGCACGCTCTCATGGACAAGCTTCAACAAGCCCGTCCGCGTCGAGTCGGCGACCAAAGGCACCTTCAGCCAGTGGTCCTACGGCCCCAGTCACGAGCGACTCCGCCACGAGCAATCGAACGGCAAGGTGACGACGCACGTCTCCGCCGCCTACGAAGAGGTCCAGAAGGGCGCAGACCTCGATCAGGTCCACCGCATCAGCGCGGGACACGGTCTTGTCGCGGAGGTAACCCTCGTCGGGCAAGCCGCCGCGAACGAGCGCGCCGTGTACTTCGGCACCGACCACCTGGGCTCCGTCACCGTCGTCACCAACGAAGCCGGCGACGTCGTGCAGCGCCTCGGCTTCGACGCCTTCGGCAAGCGTCGCTTCGCCAGCGGCGGCGACGACGTAAGCGGCATCCTCAAGAGCGATCTCACCCAGCGCGGCTTCACCGGCCACGAGATGCTCGACGACCTCGGCCTCGTCCACATGAACGCCAGGCTCTACGATCCGCTCTTCGGCGTCTTCCTCTCGCCCGACTCGGTCACGCAGTTTGCCGGCTCCACGCAAGGCTGGAACCGCTACTCCTACGTCGGGCAGAATCCCCTCTCCTTCGTCGACCCCAGCGGCCACAAGAAGTGGGGGACCATCTTCCGCGTCGTCGTCGCCATCGTCGCCGTCGTGGCCATCGTCATGACTGCTGGAGCCGCGCTCGGCGTCGCAGGCGCCGCGATCTCGGGCCTTACCGGTGGCTTCATCACGGCCGCGGTCGCGACCGCCGCCGTGCAGGCCGCCGTCACGACCTTCGTGTTTACAGCGATAGTCAGCGGCAGCTTACGCGTCGCCGCAAAAGCCGCGCTCATCGCAGGAGTATGCGCGGGCTTGGGAGCCGCCGCCGATGGGAACACGTTCGCCGGCGCGCTCGAAGGGACGAGTCGTGCCGCATTGCAGGGCGGTGACATGAAGCAGGGCTTCGTCACCGGGGTCTTCCCGCTCGCGAGCGTCTACTACACCTACAAGAGCAGCGGCACCGCCGGCATCGCCATGATGCTCGGCCAGAAGTTCTTCAGCGAGATGGTCGCCAGCAGCTTCGACGCCCCCCCGTCGCTGTCGAACGAGAACACGGGGCGTGATCCCGCCGCCGACAAGAACCCCGAGCCGGCCGACTTCGATGAGGACGACTTCGACGACGACGAACCCGCGTGGGGCTTCATGAAGACGGGCGCCGGTGGCAGGCAGACCACGAGAACGGGAACGCTGGACCCCAACGGAAGGGGAATCCTTCATGAGGTGAAGCGGGGCGAAACGCTCTCCGGCATTTCACGCCGGTACTACGGATCGGCACGACACTACGGTGCGATCAGGAACGAAGATGGTGACCCCATCGCCGATCCCAACCGCCTGCGAATCGGCCAGATTCTCGTTGTGCCCCCAGTCGCGGGCGGCTGCAACGACGACCTCGGATGCCTCAACGCCCTCGATAGACTCCGGAATTATTCCAGGCCGCCCGTCGTGCCCCACTTCTTCAGGGAATCCTTCTGGCCGCCGAAGGACTACACGGCACCGCTGGGAGGGTACGTGGTGCCGATCTCCCGTTACCCGGCGCCTTCGTGA